In the genome of Anas platyrhynchos isolate ZD024472 breed Pekin duck chromosome 23, IASCAAS_PekinDuck_T2T, whole genome shotgun sequence, one region contains:
- the STARD7 gene encoding stAR-related lipid transfer protein 7, mitochondrial, whose protein sequence is MRSGRRGVLTSDAARRRRGQSGGMLQPRRPLLGLLARASRLGLRPPASGLPPPPPRPPPPPAGGQAGRRGLLGLLGLLHCGSGGGQRARRPRRGRQRGGGGAEERAGGGGGGRRAAAGGGGGGGGGGGPGGGRGLARGRPALAAARLMAALAGVFVWDGQRIEEEELQRSAQEMKHMENISAMLRGGSPDEYQHPDPASERDAVRAPGEQPWEMIMDKKHFKLWRRPIEGTHLYQYRVFGTYTDVTPRQFFNVQLDTEYRKKWDSLVIKLDVIERDLATGSEVIHWVTHFPYPMYSRDYVYVRRYSVDKENNLMVLVSRAVEHPSVPEDPEYVRVRTYESQMVIRPHKTFDENGFDYLLTYSDNPQTVFPRYCVSWMVSSGMPDFLEKLHTAALKAKKLELEVRDYMAAKPLDSGGGGEGKAGSVPAAEHKSEGSCSPAQLDYA, encoded by the exons aTGAGGAGCGGGCGGCGCGGCGTGCTGACGTCAGACGCCGCGCGACGGCGGCGGGGGCAGAGCGGCGGCATGTTGCAGCCGCGGCGGCCGCTCCTCGGCCTCCTCGCCCGGGCCTCGCGCCTGGGCCTCCGCCCGCCGGCCTCGGGCctgccgccgcctcctccccgccctcctcctcctcccgccggGGGCCAGGCGGGGCGGCGCGGCCTGCTGGGCTTGCTGGGCCTGCTGCACTGCGGCTCCGGCGGCGGGCAGCGGGCGAGGAGGCCGCGGAGGGGCCGGCagcgggggggcggcggggctgaggagagggcaggaggaggagggggggggcggcgggcagcagcaggaggaggaggaggaggaggaggaggaggagggcccgggggggggcgggggctggcccggggccgccccgcccTCGCCGCCGCCCGCCTCATGGCCGCCCTGGCCGGGGTCTTCGTGTGGGACGGGCAGCGCATCgaggaggaggagctgcagcg CTCGGCGCAGGAGATGAAGCACATGGAGAACATCTCGGCCATGCTTCGCGGCGGCTCCCCAGACGAGTACCAGCACCCGGACCCCGCGTCGGAGCGGGACGCGGTGCGCGCccctggggagcagccctgggagATGATCATGGACAAGAAGCACTTCAAGCTCTGGCGGCGCCCCATCGAGGGCACCCACCTGTACCAGTACCGAG TGTTCGGGACGTACACAGACGTGACTCCCAGGCAGTTCTTCAACGTCCAG CTGGACACGGAGTACAGGAAGAAGTGGGACTCGCTGGTCATCAAGCTGGATGTCATCGAGAGAGACCTGGCCACGGGCTCCGAAGTGATTCACTGGGTGACCCACTTCCCG tACCCGATGTACTCCCGAGACTACGTCTACGTTCGCCGCTACAGCGTGGACAAGGAGAACAACCTGATGGTTCTGGTGTCGCG GGCTGTGGAGCACCCGAGCGTCCCGGAGGACCCGGAGTACGTTCGGGTGAGGACCTACGAGTCGCAGATGGTTATCCGCCCGCACAAGACCTTTGATGAG aacGGTTTCGACTACTTGCTGACGTACAGCGACAACCCGCAGACGGTGTTCCCGCGGTACTGCGTCAGCTGGATGGTGTCGAGCG gtatGCCGGATTTCCTGGAGAAGCTGCACACGGCGGCCCTGAAGGCCAagaagctggagctggaggtgcGGGACTATATGGCTGCCAAGCCCCTCgacagcggcggcggcggcgagggcAAGGCCGGCAGCGTGCCCGCGGCCGAGCACAAGAGCGAGGGCAGCTGCAGCCCGGCCCAGCTGGACTACGCCtag
- the LOC139999329 gene encoding PH and SEC7 domain-containing protein 4-like isoform X3, translating to MKMRRRRRRRRSPSSTPTPSSAAGRPPTGPTCPPCASRSWTSRGPPPWGHPGGHGGRGGGRRQPHGAGCQPGGPGSRGDAQRLAARLFHLDGFKRSQVAPFLRKNNEFSSLVAQEYLQLFQFGGQALDRALRTFLQALVLTGETQERERILGHFSRRFHHCNPGAFPSPDAVHTLTCAIMLLNTDLHGPRLGRAMTSSEFVANLSGMMDGQDFPKEMLKALYNSIRTEKLEWAVDEEEEEEEPGGGPAPPRKGSTSLVELPRQDGATTYRRGWLARKVLAEADGKKAPWGRRGWKPFQTVLKGTLLYFLKAGPPRRGSEPPGTPPAEAEEPLGVHHALAERASKYTKRPHVFRLQTADQRVLLFQAPSEEEMSSWISRINLAAALLSSPPFPAAVGSQRRFARPILPAAPSRSPPEEQHRAHEEWMERVAQELFEHQRNLPEKRGRARDLDEYRVKKEYLLYERRRYETYVQVLETWINSGAQDLEGWEAQAGAVAAPPEPPNLTKAHSSPSLAPESAPPAGVRVKRNISERRTVRKVIPKRNKNLL from the exons atgaagatgaggaggaggaggaggaggaggaggagccccTCTTCCACACCAACCCCCTCTTCTGCAGCCGGGCGCCCCCCTACAGGCCCCACCTGCCCCCCCTGCGCATCACGGAGCTGGACATCGCGGGGGCCCCCACCATGGGGGCACCCAGGag GTCACGGTggccgcgggggggggcggcgccaGCCCCATGGAGCAGG gtgccagccgggggggccggggtcCCGGGGGGACGCTCAGCGCCTGGCCGCCCGCCTCTTCCACCTCGACGGCTTCAAGAGGTCCCAGGTGGCCCCGTTCCTCCGCAAAAA caatgAGTTCAGCAGCCTGGTGGCACAGGAGTACCTGCAGCTCTTCCAGTTCGGGGGGCAGGCGCTGGACCGGGCGCTGCG gacctTCCTGCAGGCGCTGGTGCTGACGGGCGAGACGCAGGAGCGCGAGCGCATCCTGGGCCACTTCTCCCGGCGCTTCCATCACTGCAACCCCGGCGCCTTCCCCTCGCCCG acgCCGTGCACACGCTGACCTGTGCCATCATGCTGCTGAACACGGACCTGCACGGGCCG cgcctcgGCCGTGCCATGACCAGCAGCGAGTTCGTGGCCAACCTGAGCGGGATGATGGACGGGCAGGACTTCCCCAAGGAGATGCTGAAG gcGCTGTACAACTCCATCCGCACCGAGAAGCTGGAGTGGGCGGT ggatgaagaggaggaggaggaggagcccggggggggccctgcgcccccccggAAAGGCAGCACCTCCCTCGTGGAGCTGCCGCGCCAGGACGGGGCCACCACGTACCGCCGGGGGTGGCTGGCGCGCAAGGTGCTGGCCGAGGCTGACGGCAAGAAGG CGCCCTGGGGCCGGCGGGGCTGGAAGCCCTTCCAGACGGTGCTGAAGGGGACGCTGCTCTACTTCCTCAAAGCGGGGCCCCCCCGCCGGGGCTCCgagccccccgggacccccccggcgGAGGCGGAGGAGCCCCTGGGGGTGCACCACGCCTTGGCCGAGCGCGCCAGCAAATACACCAAGCGCCCCCACGTCTTCCGCCTGCAGACGGCCGACCAGCGCGTGCTCCTCTTCCAGGCCCC gAGCGAGGAGGAGATGTCCTCCTGGATCTCCCGCATCAACCTGGCGGCCGCCCTCCTCTCCTCGCCCCCCTTCCCCGCCGCCGTGGGCTCCCAGCGCCGCTTCGCCCGGCCCATCCtgcccgctgcccccagccgcagccccccg gaggagcagcaccgAGCGCACGAGGAGTGGATGGAGCGCGTGGCCCAGGAGCTCTTCGAGCACCAACGCAACCTCCCCGAGAAGCGGGGCCGAGCCCGAGACCTGGACGAGTACCGGGTGAAGAAGGAATACCTGCTGTAcgag AGGCGCCGCTACGAGACCTACGTGCAGGTGCTGGAGACCTGGATCAACTCCGGCGCCCAGGACCTGGAGGGCTGGGAAGCGCAGGCGGGGGCCGTGGCggcccccccggagccccccaaCCTCACCAAGGCTCACTCCAGCCCCTCGCTGGCCCCCGAAAGCGCCCCCCCGGCCGGCGTCCGGGTGAAGCGCAACATCTCCGAGCGCCGCACCGTGCGCAAAGTCATCCCCAAGCGCAACAAGAACCTGCTGTGA
- the LOC139999329 gene encoding uncharacterized protein isoform X1 — MEPGGGRPPGALAAQDAIVFSDAPPPAPGTPGPPLPAPADVFWASLVQAQLCVWDLQGAIDGDTGGTHGGGTHGGGTHGGGGTGGGGGGTHGSDPGHQGGSQQRAPTHGTSSSEPVPAYGGAPGGRVGTHGCSEPPSTLMEQPGWESFAPMGVGGGTSHEHVGTRGTTTATHGTTSSESIFTYGSTSYEHGGTHGTTPSESTFTYGSTLAEPVATHGTTLATYGTTLATHGTTSSESFFTYGSTSQEHLATHGTTTSEPTPTSRSTPHEPTHGTVSPHSVPMGGCISCEHPLPAGTASPMGGCFSYKDLALGAGFWQEPRGCGAVGRSILHEHVPTFGTTAPKSVPTHGTTSWARVPADGSAWAEPAPPDGTTWSRASPVGDPNVWEHGPGGDTSTMAWEPPPAGGTAGTKAVPKDDASSWGHVPTDGTTLTKSMPTDGNISTTSMPMGGTTLTTSIPKEDTSSWGHIPTDGTMLTTSMPKDDAISWGHVPTDGTTLTKSMPMDGNISTKSMPKDGTMSWEHVPADGNISTKSMPMDGISTKSTPMDGTMSWERVPMDGNISTKSLPIDGNISTKSMLMDGTVLTKSMPKEDTISWGHVPTDGTMLTKSTPTDGTMLTTSVPKDDTMSWGHVPMDGTMLTKSTPTDGNISWEHVPADGTTLTKSMPSDGTISTKSMPMDGTMSWERVPTDGNISTKSIPMGGTTLTKSIPKEDNISWGHVPTDGTTLTESTPTDRNISTKSTPMDGTMSWECVPTDGNISTKSMLMGGTTVTTCIPKDDTISWGHVPTDGTTLTKSMPTDGNISTEAMPTGGTISWEHDPTHGTVLTKSMPTDGTMAWGHVPTEGTTLTKPMDGTSWPNPMAMAGTTSPKPTPVDATTPQDPAPTTATISARPPVPKRSEEEEEEEEEEEEEDNEEDEDEEEEEEEEEPLFHTNPLFCSRAPPYRPHLPPLRITELDIAGAPTMGAPRRSRWPRGGAAPAPWSRAWRSLAPRT, encoded by the exons ATGGAGCCGGGGGGTGGCCGCCCCCCCGGGGCGCTGGCGGCGCAGGACGCCATCGTCTTCTCCgacgccccccccccggcccccggcacCCCTGGGccccccctgcccgcccccgcCGACGTCTTCTGGGCCAGCCTGGTGCAGGCCCAGCTCTGCGTCTGGGACCTGCAGGGGGCCATCGATGGGGACACCGGTGGCACCCACGGTGGTGGCACCCACGGTGGTGGCACCCATGGCGGTGGTGGCACcggtggcggtggtggtggcaccCACGGGTCCGACCCCGGTCACCAGGGGGGCTCTCAGCAGCGCGCCCCCACCCATGGGACCTCCTCCTCTGAGCCCGTCCCCGCATATGGGGGCGCCCCGGGGGGCCGcgtgggcacccatgggtgctccgAGCCCCCGAGCACCCTGATGGAGCAGCCGGGCTGGGAGAGCTTCGCACCCATGGGTGTGGGTGGGGGCACCTCACACGAGCACGTGGGCACCCGTGGGACCACCACGGCCACCCATGGGACCACCTCCTCCGAGTCCATCTTCACCTATGGGAGCACTTCGTATGAGCATGGGGGCACCCATGGGACCACCCCCTCCGAGTCCACCTTCACCTATGGGAGCACCTTGGCCGAGCCCGTGGCCACCCATGGGACCACCTTGGCCACCTATGGGACCACCTTGGCCACCCATGGGACCACCTCCTCCGAGTCCTTCTTCACCTATGGGAGCACTTCTCAGGAGCACCTGGCCACCCACGGGACCACCACCTCCGAGCCCACCCCCACGTCCAGGAGCACCCCCCACGAGCCCACCCACGGGACCGTCTCGCCCCACTCCGTGCCCATGGGTGGGTGCATCTCCTGTGAGCACCCACTGCCCGCTGGGACCGCGTCACCCATGGGTGGCTGCTTCTCCTACAAGGACTTGGCGCTGGGTGCAGGATTCTGGCAGGAGCCCCGTGGGTGCGGGGCCGTGGGCAGGAGCATCTTGCACGAGCACGTGCCCACCTTCGGGACCACCGCGCCCAAATCCGTGCCCACCCACGGGACCACGTCCTGGGCGCGTGTCCCAGCAGATGGAAGCGCCTGGGCCGAGCCCGCACCCCCGGATGGGACCACGTGGAGCAGGGCCTCCCCCGTGGGTGACCCCAACGTATGGGAGCATGGCCCAGGTGGGGACACCTCGACCATGGCATGGGAGCCTCCTCCAGCGGGTGGCACCGCGGGGACCAAGGCTGTGCCCAAGGACGACGCCAGCTCATGGGGGCACGTCCCAACGGATGGAACCACCTTGACCAAATCAATGCCCACGGATGGGAACATCTCGACCACATCCATGCCCATGGGTGGCACCACGTTGACCACGTCTATTCCCAAGGAGGACACCAGCTCATGGGGACACATCCCAACAGATGGGACCATGTTGACCACGTCAATGCCCAAGGATGACGCCATCTCATGGGGGCACGTCCCAACAGATGGCACCACCTTGACCAAGTCAATGCCCATGGATGGGAACATCTCGACCAAATCCATGCCCAAGGATGGCACCATGTCATGGGAGCACGTCCCAGCTGATGGGAACATCTCCACCAAGTCAATGCCCATGGATGGGATCTCAACCAAGTCCACGCCGATGGATGGCACCATGTCATGGGAGCGTGTTCCAATGGATGGGAACATCTCGACCAAGTCACTGCCCATAGATGGGAATATCTCAACCAAATCCATGCTCATGGATGGCACCGTGTTGACCAAGTCAATGCCCAAGGAGGACACCATCTCATGGGGGCACGTCCCAACGGATGGGACCATGTTGACCAAGTCAACGCCCACAGATGGCACCATGTTGACCACGTCTGTTCCCAAGGATGACACCATGTCATGGGGGCATGTCCCAATGGATGGCACCATGTTGACCAAGTCAACGCCCACAGATGGGAACATCTCCTGGGAACATGTCCCAGCAGATGGGACCACCTTGACCAAGTCAATGCCCTCAGATGGCACCATCTCAACCAAGTCCATGCCGATGGATGGCACCATGTCATGGGAGCGTGTTCCAACGGATGGGAACATCTCGACCAAGTCCATACCCATGGGTGGCACCACATTGACCAAGTCTATTCCCAAGGAGGACAACATCTCATGGGGACACGTCCCAACAGATGGCACCACATTGACCGAGTCAACGCCCACAGATAGGAACATCTCAACCAAATCCACACCGATGGATGGCACCATGTCATGGGAGTGTGTTCCAACGGATGGGAACATCTCAACCAAGTCAATGCTCATGGGTGGCACCACGGTGACCACGTGTATTCCCAAGGATGACACCATCTCATGGGGGCACGTCCCAACAGATGGGACCACCTTGACCAAGTCCATGCCCACCGATGGGAACATCTCAACCGAGGCCATGCCCACGGGTGGCACCATCTCATGGGAGCACGACCCAACCCATGGGACCGTCTTGACCAAGTCCATGCCCACGGATGGGACCATGGCCTGGGGGCACGTCCCAACCGAGGGGACCACCTTGACCAAGCCCATGGACGGGACCTCCTGGCCCAACCCCATGGCCATGGCCGGGACCACCTCCCCCAAGCCCACTCCCGTGGATGCCACCACCCCCCAGGACCCCGCGCCCACCACTGCCACCATCTCAGCCCGTCCCCCGGTCCCCAAACggagcgaggaggaggaagaggaggaggaagaggaggaggaggaggacaacgaggaggatgaagatgaggaggaggaggaggaggaggaggagccccTCTTCCACACCAACCCCCTCTTCTGCAGCCGGGCGCCCCCCTACAGGCCCCACCTGCCCCCCCTGCGCATCACGGAGCTGGACATCGCGGGGGCCCCCACCATGGGGGCACCCAGGag GTCACGGTggccgcgggggggggcggcgccaGCCCCATGGAGCAGG GCCTGGCGCTCTCTGGCCCCCCGGACCTGA
- the ASTL gene encoding astacin-like metalloendopeptidase isoform X3, protein MAGLWLGLGALLGLLAALAPLQAPGAGTLLEGDIVRAAPSRAFAATNPKWPKRRGLVWIPYVLSGRFDPSSTRVLEEALGDLARLTCVRFVPRSHQRDFIVIAPMGGCFSSVGRVGGPQLLSLAPPCLQGGKGVALHKLLHAVGFGHEHSRPDRDAFISIAWSHVLPGFEGNFVKSRSANTLVGYDYSSVLHYGRYAFSRGAEPTITPLRDPRAVLGQRRGLSASDVARVKRLYGCAQGPLTAGTPLSVGTRSEATPGGTEPTAGGTAPERCAGTDATATSP, encoded by the exons ATGGCTGGGCTCTGGTTGGGCCTCGGTGCCCTCCTTGGGCTGCTGGcgg cactcgCCCCGCTCCAGGCACCCGGTGCTGGCACCCTGCTGGAGGGGGACATCGTGCGGGCG gccccctccCGAGCTTTTGCAGCCACGAACCCCAAATGGCCGAAGCGGCGAGGGCTGGTCTGGATCCCCTACGTGCTGTCGGGACGCTTCG acccaaGCAGCACCCGGGTGCTGGAGGAGGCGCTGGGGGACCTGGCGAGGCTGACCTGCGTCCGCTTCGTGCCCCGCTCCCACCAGCGGGACTTCATCGTCATCGCCCCCATGGGCGG GTGTTTTTCCAGCGTGGGCCGTGTGGGGGGGCCGCAGCTCCTCTCGTTGGCCCCCCCGTGCCTGCAGGGGGGCAAAGGGGTGGCCCTGCACAAGCTGCTGCACGCAGTGGGCTTTGGGCACGAGCACAGCCGGCCCGACCGCGACGCCTTCATCAGCATCGCCTGGAGCCACGTCCTGCccg GATTTGAGGGCAACTTCGTGAAGTCCCGCTCGGCCAACACGCTGGTGGGCTACGACTACTCCTCCGTGCTGCACTACGGCCG CTACGCCTTCAGCCGCGGGGCCGAGCCCACCATCACACCCCTGCGGGACCCCCGGGCGGTGCTGGGGCAGCGCCGGGGGCTCAGCGCCTCCGACGTGGCGCGGGTCAAGCGGCTGTACGGCTGCGCACAAg GGCCCCTGACCGCCGGCACGCCGCTCTCCGTGGGGACAAGGAGCGAAGCCACCCCGGGGGGGACAGAGCCCACCGCGGGGGGGACAGCGCCGGAGCGGTGCGCGGGGACCGATGCCACCGCCACGTCCCCCTGA
- the LOC139999329 gene encoding PH and SEC7 domain-containing protein 4-like isoform X2 produces the protein MLLNTDLHGPRLGRAMTSSEFVANLSGMMDGQDFPKEMLKALYNSIRTEKLEWAVDEEEEEEEPGGGPAPPRKGSTSLVELPRQDGATTYRRGWLARKVLAEADGKKAPWGRRGWKPFQTVLKGTLLYFLKAGPPRRGSEPPGTPPAEAEEPLGVHHALAERASKYTKRPHVFRLQTADQRVLLFQAPSEEEMSSWISRINLAAALLSSPPFPAAVGSQRRFARPILPAAPSRSPPEEQHRAHEEWMERVAQELFEHQRNLPEKRGRARDLDEYRVKKEYLLYERRRYETYVQVLETWINSGAQDLEGWEAQAGAVAAPPEPPNLTKAHSSPSLAPESAPPAGVRVKRNISERRTVRKVIPKRNKNLL, from the exons ATGCTGCTGAACACGGACCTGCACGGGCCG cgcctcgGCCGTGCCATGACCAGCAGCGAGTTCGTGGCCAACCTGAGCGGGATGATGGACGGGCAGGACTTCCCCAAGGAGATGCTGAAG gcGCTGTACAACTCCATCCGCACCGAGAAGCTGGAGTGGGCGGT ggatgaagaggaggaggaggaggagcccggggggggccctgcgcccccccggAAAGGCAGCACCTCCCTCGTGGAGCTGCCGCGCCAGGACGGGGCCACCACGTACCGCCGGGGGTGGCTGGCGCGCAAGGTGCTGGCCGAGGCTGACGGCAAGAAGG CGCCCTGGGGCCGGCGGGGCTGGAAGCCCTTCCAGACGGTGCTGAAGGGGACGCTGCTCTACTTCCTCAAAGCGGGGCCCCCCCGCCGGGGCTCCgagccccccgggacccccccggcgGAGGCGGAGGAGCCCCTGGGGGTGCACCACGCCTTGGCCGAGCGCGCCAGCAAATACACCAAGCGCCCCCACGTCTTCCGCCTGCAGACGGCCGACCAGCGCGTGCTCCTCTTCCAGGCCCC gAGCGAGGAGGAGATGTCCTCCTGGATCTCCCGCATCAACCTGGCGGCCGCCCTCCTCTCCTCGCCCCCCTTCCCCGCCGCCGTGGGCTCCCAGCGCCGCTTCGCCCGGCCCATCCtgcccgctgcccccagccgcagccccccg gaggagcagcaccgAGCGCACGAGGAGTGGATGGAGCGCGTGGCCCAGGAGCTCTTCGAGCACCAACGCAACCTCCCCGAGAAGCGGGGCCGAGCCCGAGACCTGGACGAGTACCGGGTGAAGAAGGAATACCTGCTGTAcgag AGGCGCCGCTACGAGACCTACGTGCAGGTGCTGGAGACCTGGATCAACTCCGGCGCCCAGGACCTGGAGGGCTGGGAAGCGCAGGCGGGGGCCGTGGCggcccccccggagccccccaaCCTCACCAAGGCTCACTCCAGCCCCTCGCTGGCCCCCGAAAGCGCCCCCCCGGCCGGCGTCCGGGTGAAGCGCAACATCTCCGAGCGCCGCACCGTGCGCAAAGTCATCCCCAAGCGCAACAAGAACCTGCTGTGA
- the ASTL gene encoding astacin-like metalloendopeptidase isoform X2: MAGLWLGLGALLGLLAGDTGQRGTPDPTETPRGDAILSINRALAPLQAPGAGTLLEGDIVRAAPSRAFAATNPKWPKRRGLVWIPYVLSGRFDPSSTRVLEEALGDLARLTCVRFVPRSHQRDFIVIAPMGGCFSSVGRVGGPQLLSLAPPCLQGGKGVALHKLLHAVGFGHEHSRPDRDAFISIAWSHVLPGFEGNFVKSRSANTLVGYDYSSVLHYGRYAFSRGAEPTITPLRDPRAVLGQRRGLSASDVARVKRLYGCAQGPLTAGTPLSVGTRSEATPGGTEPTAGGTAPERCAGTDATATSP; encoded by the exons ATGGCTGGGCTCTGGTTGGGCCTCGGTGCCCTCCTTGGGCTGCTGGcgg gggacacggggcagcGGGGGACCCCAGACCCCACCGAGACCCCGCGGGGCGACGCCATCCTCAGCATCAAcagag cactcgCCCCGCTCCAGGCACCCGGTGCTGGCACCCTGCTGGAGGGGGACATCGTGCGGGCG gccccctccCGAGCTTTTGCAGCCACGAACCCCAAATGGCCGAAGCGGCGAGGGCTGGTCTGGATCCCCTACGTGCTGTCGGGACGCTTCG acccaaGCAGCACCCGGGTGCTGGAGGAGGCGCTGGGGGACCTGGCGAGGCTGACCTGCGTCCGCTTCGTGCCCCGCTCCCACCAGCGGGACTTCATCGTCATCGCCCCCATGGGCGG GTGTTTTTCCAGCGTGGGCCGTGTGGGGGGGCCGCAGCTCCTCTCGTTGGCCCCCCCGTGCCTGCAGGGGGGCAAAGGGGTGGCCCTGCACAAGCTGCTGCACGCAGTGGGCTTTGGGCACGAGCACAGCCGGCCCGACCGCGACGCCTTCATCAGCATCGCCTGGAGCCACGTCCTGCccg GATTTGAGGGCAACTTCGTGAAGTCCCGCTCGGCCAACACGCTGGTGGGCTACGACTACTCCTCCGTGCTGCACTACGGCCG CTACGCCTTCAGCCGCGGGGCCGAGCCCACCATCACACCCCTGCGGGACCCCCGGGCGGTGCTGGGGCAGCGCCGGGGGCTCAGCGCCTCCGACGTGGCGCGGGTCAAGCGGCTGTACGGCTGCGCACAAg GGCCCCTGACCGCCGGCACGCCGCTCTCCGTGGGGACAAGGAGCGAAGCCACCCCGGGGGGGACAGAGCCCACCGCGGGGGGGACAGCGCCGGAGCGGTGCGCGGGGACCGATGCCACCGCCACGTCCCCCTGA
- the ASTL gene encoding astacin-like metalloendopeptidase isoform X1, translating to MAGLWLGLGALLGLLAGLCPTGDTGQRGTPDPTETPRGDAILSINRALAPLQAPGAGTLLEGDIVRAAPSRAFAATNPKWPKRRGLVWIPYVLSGRFDPSSTRVLEEALGDLARLTCVRFVPRSHQRDFIVIAPMGGCFSSVGRVGGPQLLSLAPPCLQGGKGVALHKLLHAVGFGHEHSRPDRDAFISIAWSHVLPGFEGNFVKSRSANTLVGYDYSSVLHYGRYAFSRGAEPTITPLRDPRAVLGQRRGLSASDVARVKRLYGCAQGPLTAGTPLSVGTRSEATPGGTEPTAGGTAPERCAGTDATATSP from the exons ATGGCTGGGCTCTGGTTGGGCCTCGGTGCCCTCCTTGGGCTGCTGGcgg gGCTGTGTCCCacaggggacacggggcagcGGGGGACCCCAGACCCCACCGAGACCCCGCGGGGCGACGCCATCCTCAGCATCAAcagag cactcgCCCCGCTCCAGGCACCCGGTGCTGGCACCCTGCTGGAGGGGGACATCGTGCGGGCG gccccctccCGAGCTTTTGCAGCCACGAACCCCAAATGGCCGAAGCGGCGAGGGCTGGTCTGGATCCCCTACGTGCTGTCGGGACGCTTCG acccaaGCAGCACCCGGGTGCTGGAGGAGGCGCTGGGGGACCTGGCGAGGCTGACCTGCGTCCGCTTCGTGCCCCGCTCCCACCAGCGGGACTTCATCGTCATCGCCCCCATGGGCGG GTGTTTTTCCAGCGTGGGCCGTGTGGGGGGGCCGCAGCTCCTCTCGTTGGCCCCCCCGTGCCTGCAGGGGGGCAAAGGGGTGGCCCTGCACAAGCTGCTGCACGCAGTGGGCTTTGGGCACGAGCACAGCCGGCCCGACCGCGACGCCTTCATCAGCATCGCCTGGAGCCACGTCCTGCccg GATTTGAGGGCAACTTCGTGAAGTCCCGCTCGGCCAACACGCTGGTGGGCTACGACTACTCCTCCGTGCTGCACTACGGCCG CTACGCCTTCAGCCGCGGGGCCGAGCCCACCATCACACCCCTGCGGGACCCCCGGGCGGTGCTGGGGCAGCGCCGGGGGCTCAGCGCCTCCGACGTGGCGCGGGTCAAGCGGCTGTACGGCTGCGCACAAg GGCCCCTGACCGCCGGCACGCCGCTCTCCGTGGGGACAAGGAGCGAAGCCACCCCGGGGGGGACAGAGCCCACCGCGGGGGGGACAGCGCCGGAGCGGTGCGCGGGGACCGATGCCACCGCCACGTCCCCCTGA